Genomic DNA from bacterium:
CGGCTGGCTCTACAAGTTCGACCTCGCCTCGGAGAAGACGGAGAAGATCGACGTGCGGCTCGGCGCCGAGGCGCCGCTGGAGACGCCGCGCTTCGTCGCCGTCGCCAAGAACATCGCCGCCGCGTCGCTCTCGCCGAGCGGCGCGCGCGTCGTCTTCGAGGCGCGCGGCGACCTGTTCAGCGTGCCGGCGAAGGACGGCGCGACGCGCAACCTCACCGGCACGCAGGGCGTGCGGGAACGCGACCCGGCCTGGTCCCCCGACGGCAAGTCGATCGCCTACGTCTCCGACGCGAGCGGCGAGGCGGAGATCTACGTCCGGCCGCAGGACGGCTCGGCCCCGGCGCGGCGCCTGACGAGCGACGGCGCGCCGTGGAAGTTCGCGCCGGTCTGGAGCCCCGACGGCAAGAAGATCGCCTACGGCGACAAGGCCCGGCGCCTGCGCGTGCTCGACGTCGCTTCCGGCGCGGTCGTGGACGTCGACCGCGGCGACCAGGACGACCTCGACGAGTACCGCTGGTCCCCCGACGGCCGCTGGCTGCTCTACGCCAAGAACCACCCGAACGGCCTGCCCGGCTTCGCCGTCTGGCCGGCGGCGGGCGGCAAGAGCGCGACGCTCGGCGACGGGGCGACGGCCGACTTCAACCCCGTCTGGAGCGCCGACGGAAAGTACCTCTTCTTCCTCTCCAACCGCGACTTTCACCGCGCGCAGAGCTCGTTCGAGTTCGACTTCGTCTACGACCGCGCGACGCGCGTCTTCGCCGCGGCGCTCGATCCGGCCGCGCCGCCGCTCTTCCCGCCGAAGAGCGACGAGGAGCGCGGCCCGGCGGAGGCGAAGAAGGACGACGCGGCGAAGAACGGCGGCGCGGAGAAGGAGGCGCCGGCGCCGGAGACGAAGGTCGTCGCCGACGGCTTCGCGGCGCGCGTCGTCGCGCTGCCCGGCGTCGCCGCCGGGGACTACGGCCCGCTCGCCGCCGCGTCCGGCGCCGTCTTCTACGTGCGGCGCGGCGAGAACGGCGGCGCGCTCTACCGCTACGACCTCAAGGAGCGCAAGGAAGAGAAGGTCCTCGACGGCGCGTCGAACTTCCAGCTCTCCGCCGACGGCAAGAAGCTGCTCTACCGCAGCGGCCAGAGCTTCGGCGTCGCCGACGCGCGGGCCGGGCTGCGCCCGGACGAGGGCCGGCTCGACCTCTCCGGCCTGCGGATGAAGCTCGACCCGCGCGCCGAGCAGCGGCAGATCTTCGACGAAGCGTGGCGCGTCTTCCGCGATTGGTTCTACGACCCGGCGATGCACGGCGCCGACTGGCGGAAGGTGAAGGAACGCTACGCGGCGCTGCTGCCGTTCGTCGACCACCGCGCGGAGCTCGACTGGCTGATGGGGGAGATGGTCGGCGAACTCGAGGCCGGCCACACCTACATCTCGGAAGGGGACCGGCCGGAGACGCCGCGCGTCGAAGGCGGCCTGCTCGGCTGCGACCTCGCGCCGGATCTTTCCGGCCGCTTCCGCGTGGCGCGCGTGCTGCAGGGCGAGAACTGGGACGAGGCGTACCGCTCGCCGCTCACCGAGGCCGGCTCGGAGGTGCGGGAAGGGGAGTACCTGCTGGCGATCGACGGCGTCGAACTGACGACGCGGGACAATCCGTTCCGGCCGCTCGAAGGGAAGGCCGGCCAGCTCGTCGCGCTGACGGTCGGCCCGAAGCCGGGCTTCGAAGGCTCGCGCAAGGTCGTGGTGCGCACGATCGCCGACGAAGGGGAGCTGCGGTACATCGACTGGGTCAAGAACCGCGCGGCGCTCGTGGACAGGCTCTCCGGCGGCAAGGTGGGGTACATCCACCTGCCGGACACCGCGGAAGCGGGGAACCGGATGCTGCAGAAGCTCTTCTATCCGCAGACGCGCAAGCCGGCGCTGATCGTGGACGACCGCTACAACGGCGGCGGGTTCATCCCGGTGCGGATCGTGGAGTACCTCTCGCGGCGCACGATCGCCTACTGGGCGCGCCGCGACGTCGAGAGCATGCGCTCGCCGGCGTTCGCCCACGACGGGCCGAAGGCGATGCTGATCAACGGCTACTCGTCGTCGGGCGGGGACGCGCTGCCGTACTGGTTCAAGACGCTGAAGCTCGGACCGCTGGTCGGGACCCGCACCTGGGGCGGCCTGATCGGCCTTTCCGGCACGCCGCGCTTCGTGGACGGCGGCGCGGCGGAGGTCCCGGCGTTCCGAATCTACGACGCGACGGGGAAGTGGGTGGTGGAGAACGAAGGCGTGTCGCCGGACGTCGAGGTGTTCGACCTGCCGGAGAACTTCGACGAGACGCACGACGCGTCGATCGAGAAGGCGGTCGAGCTGCTGCTCAAGGAGCTGGCTTCCCGTCCCGCCCCCGAGCCGCCGCGCCCCTCTCCGCCCCGGCATCAATAAATACGCCCGTACGGGCGGCCGGCGCGGTCGAATCTTGAGCCGGGACGCGGTGGTCGGGGCGCGCCAGCCTCCCCTACCGGGCGCCCACCGAGGCGGCCGTGCCGAGCAGGTACTTGAGGTCCTCGTCGCGCCAGGTGATGCCGCCGCCGATCAGGTAGGAGCGACGATCCTTGTAGAGCGGATCGTCGTACCCCGCGAAGGCGTAGAGGTTCTTCGTCACCATGAAGCGGGTCTCGAACCGCAGGTGCGGCGTCCGCTTGTCGTCCTTGTCCTTGCGGCTGAAGTTGAACGCGTCGAGCGACATCCCGACCTTGTCCTTGTACAGCGACTGGTCCACCCCGACGCCCCCCTCCGACTCGAACAGCCCGGCGCGCACGACCGTCGTCGGCTGCAGCTTGTACCCGAACTGGGCGTTGAAGGTGAAGTCGTTCGTCGTCTTGCTCGTCCGCTGCGTGTAGGTGATCGGCGGCTGGCCGTTGTCGGAGTAGACGACCGTCTCGTCGGTCGTGCGGTCCTTGCCGAACGGCGCGCTGACGAACCCGAGGCGGACGAAGCGGCGGTCGTTGAGCCAGAGGTTCGCGTTGAGCGTCGAGCGCGAGTCGCTGATCTCCGGCAGCGACTCGGCGCGCAGGTCGAGGTCGAGCTGCCAGCGCGCGGGCCGCGCGACCGTGTCCCGCAGCATGTTGACGCCCCCCTCGACCGACTTCAGCGTCGCGTTGAGGTTGTCCACCGTCGTCGAGTCGTTGACCAGCTTGCCGATCGAGCCCTCGCCGCGGTCGATCTTGCCGGTGATCGCGTTCAGGTTGTCGGCCGTCGTCTTCAGCTTCGCCGAGAGATCGCGGACGTTGGCCATCGTGCCGGAGATGTTCGTGCGGTTCTCGGCCACCACGGCGTCGAGGTTGTCGGCCAGCCCGTTGAGCTTCTCCGCCAGCCGCGGCAGCTCCGTCTTGAGCGTCTGCGAGAAGTCGCGGAAGTTCGCCAGCGTGGCGTGGACGTCGGCGCGGTTCTCCTCGGCGACGGCCTTGAGCGAGGCGGTCAGGTCGCGGATGTTGTCCACGATCTCCTGCATCCGCCGCGTCCCCTCGTCCCCGCCGAGCGTCTTGCGCAGCGACTCGGTCACCGACTTGATGTCCGAGCCGACGTCGCTCGCCGTGCCGAGGACCTTGTCGAAGCCGACCGGGTTCGAGCCGACGAGCAGCGGGTTGTCGGGCAGCAGCGGGGCGTTCGCCGGGCCGGGGTCGAGCTCGACGTACTGCTCGCCGAGCAGCCCGAGGCTGCGCACCGCCGCCTTCGCGCCTTCGTGCAGCTTGACGCTCGGGTCGAGGTCGAGCGTCACCACGGCGCGGTTCCCGTCGAGCGCCACGCCGGAGACGATGCCGACGCGCACGC
This window encodes:
- a CDS encoding PDZ domain-containing protein, whose protein sequence is MHRTTRFLLSVLAFASAAALPAAADGPSPEGRLLRFPDIHGDVVVFVHGGDIWRAPAAGGEARRLTSHPGQELFPKISPDGKWIAYSAEYTGTRQVYVMPIEGGEPRQLTFRNDVGPMPPRGGYDDWILGWTHDGKILVRMNRTPWGERMGRYFLVDPKGGLETPLAPQHGGGASLSPDGAKLAFTPIDREFRTWKRTRGGRAQDIWIYDFKARRSERITDYPGSDNFPMWAGDTIYFASDRSRTINLFAYDLKTKAVRQLTRFDEYDVLWPSLGPGSIVFMNGGWLYKFDLASEKTEKIDVRLGAEAPLETPRFVAVAKNIAAASLSPSGARVVFEARGDLFSVPAKDGATRNLTGTQGVRERDPAWSPDGKSIAYVSDASGEAEIYVRPQDGSAPARRLTSDGAPWKFAPVWSPDGKKIAYGDKARRLRVLDVASGAVVDVDRGDQDDLDEYRWSPDGRWLLYAKNHPNGLPGFAVWPAAGGKSATLGDGATADFNPVWSADGKYLFFLSNRDFHRAQSSFEFDFVYDRATRVFAAALDPAAPPLFPPKSDEERGPAEAKKDDAAKNGGAEKEAPAPETKVVADGFAARVVALPGVAAGDYGPLAAASGAVFYVRRGENGGALYRYDLKERKEEKVLDGASNFQLSADGKKLLYRSGQSFGVADARAGLRPDEGRLDLSGLRMKLDPRAEQRQIFDEAWRVFRDWFYDPAMHGADWRKVKERYAALLPFVDHRAELDWLMGEMVGELEAGHTYISEGDRPETPRVEGGLLGCDLAPDLSGRFRVARVLQGENWDEAYRSPLTEAGSEVREGEYLLAIDGVELTTRDNPFRPLEGKAGQLVALTVGPKPGFEGSRKVVVRTIADEGELRYIDWVKNRAALVDRLSGGKVGYIHLPDTAEAGNRMLQKLFYPQTRKPALIVDDRYNGGGFIPVRIVEYLSRRTIAYWARRDVESMRSPAFAHDGPKAMLINGYSSSGGDALPYWFKTLKLGPLVGTRTWGGLIGLSGTPRFVDGGAAEVPAFRIYDATGKWVVENEGVSPDVEVFDLPENFDETHDASIEKAVELLLKELASRPAPEPPRPSPPRHQ
- a CDS encoding MCE family protein; amino-acid sequence: MSSTAKLGAFMLAALVIIGFLILRIERIPLGGGKRSEARAEFASVAGLDAKSPVRIAGVRVGIVSGVALDGNRAVVTLDLDPSVKLHEGAKAAVRSLGLLGEQYVELDPGPANAPLLPDNPLLVGSNPVGFDKVLGTASDVGSDIKSVTESLRKTLGGDEGTRRMQEIVDNIRDLTASLKAVAEENRADVHATLANFRDFSQTLKTELPRLAEKLNGLADNLDAVVAENRTNISGTMANVRDLSAKLKTTADNLNAITGKIDRGEGSIGKLVNDSTTVDNLNATLKSVEGGVNMLRDTVARPARWQLDLDLRAESLPEISDSRSTLNANLWLNDRRFVRLGFVSAPFGKDRTTDETVVYSDNGQPPITYTQRTSKTTNDFTFNAQFGYKLQPTTVVRAGLFESEGGVGVDQSLYKDKVGMSLDAFNFSRKDKDDKRTPHLRFETRFMVTKNLYAFAGYDDPLYKDRRSYLIGGGITWRDEDLKYLLGTAASVGAR